From Syngnathus scovelli strain Florida chromosome 14, RoL_Ssco_1.2, whole genome shotgun sequence, one genomic window encodes:
- the ralgapa1 gene encoding ral GTPase-activating protein subunit alpha-1 isoform X4 produces the protein MFSKKPHGDVRKSTQKVLDPKKDVLTRLKHLRIVIENAEPPELKQFFDLNYSHIYYVFFENFVTIEVSLKQKGHKSQREELDSILFIFEKILQLLPERIQSRWQFHSIGLILKKLLHTGNSLKIRREGVRLFLLWMQALQSNAQREQLCMFACLIPGFPAPLCHGTPRTLDTLINPPLSLTETQVTPEEITPLVHPQSGDKNQEDLTAYFLEALLKYMVNQAKSLEWRCKENHERGFSFLFGHFRKCYLPHIFPNFALETSLYNPILEVPPMRPKPYYSVVRREQDGGEVLYCTKESFLQARVIFIRWLVSFWLEPRPNTHTLIPGTEGENIPKNIQRAAAGLAARSAGSSEDGSVTGLRPDNHLEGSASLSGPGGGSAGLGSGPTGESEQCHSNTSTLTEREPSSSSLCSMDEEQLTDMEVVRRVLTSSRTSINFITEIFRQAFLLPMCEAAAMRKVVRVYQEWISMEDKPVFMKEPEEGLYPIATANSMDTGSEKDEEGINQMVDSELLEYSIHAGVQTTLQVFITHSANVFLMEPANDIKFLLEEHVDMCKRVLNIYRSLVMHETMDQKTWEQILLVLLRVTESVMKRPPSIMPHGKKCNTLSGRLAGPVFQTLIVAWIKGNLNVYISRELWDDLLSVLSSLTCWEELVTEWSLTMETLTKVLARNLYSVDLNELPLDKLSEQKQKKHKGKGIGSEGQRQIVDRSFSKGWSRDQPGQAAAMRQRSATTAGSPGIEKARSIVRQKTVDLEDPPITLTSRPSRMRHSSQSDENPQSSCSQVFQGAAREPDNPAPSSLARSSSASDIMEPFIAERVKGEEPQGDPGSVPNPTDTSNSEALPCPSHSSCPTPLSLPNGVVSSTSEGLNHASECGHVGRQSRGSACDWISDWDSAFCADKEMDGEENALTNEDDLFSSIRHYLTHRAAERNEAAKLAASLAFENDIQTSAAVKSDTPSGETEAVREVQKVVDRQISKEDRQVSNSVRHGSVDSAEEIEAEQRSIYECLEMQCQWPSLGMKGNLQGHEEEKGKGEVVVGGGNTIDGADWEGKGDCWSEMGGGGGGGDKNHDQDTATTKKPSSTKAEPYTVQSTSEAIQSPQDSAKPKMSRNAKKHHSGGVHVSFRPSTESVQFHNPLENKEAHWKARLRRLSHFHTHSHSAGERPGAGTAGKQGAAGPAGKLAAMAHKSGGHERLPLDVARTAGAGDVENRTGAGAGDKDKRQHPAGSTWAPESHFEVLTGSCGAPSGVRGRLGRSALRSRASRSRSQEPGSSVSRHHQGALLGGVYKTVVHALSTKPRPRGQGSSQGSSPQRQGRPAMGDASLRDLYSHVLGYFGRKSTTPANKEEVPQKARPVSTDVGNSNPNFSDLMDEFIQERLRAKGTVERRGSSPGSLEVPQDLPELLEAGQSPGSRAPDDLRPIDDPGVPSEWTSPASASGSDVVSSDSQSDSFNAFQYPACKFDNFAFNSEPFGGGDRGSSLDQDSLGGGVACDEHEVASLTTLHIDSETSSLSHTVTVTGSESASPMHSLGGSRSQTPSPATLTAEHIARTHSHSHAHLQLDQKLHNSVLQTPDDLETTEFPGEDCSVMAGGSLTGWHADVATVMWRRMLGILGDVNSIKDPEIHAQVFDYLCELWQNLAKIRDNLGISHDNQSSPPPPVLIPPLRILTPWLFKATMLTERYKQGKLHAYKLICRIMKRRQDVSPNTDFLTHFYNIMHQGLLHQDQDIVNTIIKHCSPRFFSIGLPGATMLILDFIIAASRVTSCSSLNAPRVEAQILLGSLVCFPNFYGELPALHPPTADVALTMFPDVKEHIIKTIMTSARDEPSAPARCVALCCLGIWLSEELAHGTQHPQINDALNVICVTLKYSNKNVALVASDILHLLISYVDHLQKFPPDTPKKIVEILIATITHLLPTTESSPHELDKRLVVSLLLCLLDWVMALPPKTLLQAVQTRSPPDKDQPPKTLLSCIYKVLHGCVYGAQSFSSPKYYPLQLSDLSSSDYDPFLPLESLREPEPLHSPESERSSKLQPVTEVRSRIQHGLVSIAARTVITHLVNHLGHYPMSGGPATLSSQVCENQDNPYCESADLGPELFHSPNLQFLSLNGSTLLSVLQIRSEAGVPGGGMTAGLSSAPACVRVIIRDVAGKHSWDSAVLYGPPLCSPSSPAHTILTHTQSPHSASLHLRSPTKKIPEERNEGSQEDHQEESEERGNANEAQSPELEAEMEAEEEEEEKEVSNVSEEEETVRLQRGGGEEEDERQAEGNKEHVVGAEVGFEQLLAPPLAKRVCREVVPAWDTLRDGDDALDEMLQYLGYSSPECLQRAGMPLNIPVPPPACVSEKQENDVINAILKQSAAEREFVLHRGEELNMRAVEQCESDTQTPQSAFYYCRLLINILGLNSWEKRSNFHLLRKNEKLLRELKNLDSRQCRETHKIAVFYVAEGQEDKHSILTNTAGSQAYEDFVSGLGWEVDLSTHCGFMGGLQRNCSTGQTTPYYATSTTEVIYHVSTRMPHDQDHNLTKKLRHLGNDEVHIVWSEHSRDYRRGIIPTEFGDVLIVIYPMKNHMYSIHILKKPEVPFFGPLFDGAIVDMKILPTVVRATAINASRALKSLIPLYQNFYEERARYLETIVQHHQEPTTFEDYAARVYSPAPCTHLPTDTGSCLEILRSESPALGEAGSDSASPMSPRTSKTRMSMKLRRSSGSANKT, from the exons ATGTTTTCCAAAAAGCCTCATGGGGACGTCAGAAAGTCAACACAGAAAGTGTTGGATCCAAAGAAGGACGTCCTAACGAGGCTCAAACATCTCAGAATAGTAATAG AAAATGCAGAGCCGCCAGAGCTGAAGCAGTTCTTTGACCTGAACTACTCCCATATCTACTATGTTTTCTTTGAGAACTTTGTCACCATTGAGGTTAGCCTCAAGCAAAAGG GTCACAAGTCTCAGAGGGAGGAGTTGGACTCCATCCTCTTTATTTTCGAG AAAATCCTCCAGCTCCTCCCAGAGAGAATCCAAAGCCGATGGCAGTTTCACAGCATCG GACTGATCTTGAAGAAGCTGTTGCACACCGGTAACTCTTTAAAG ATCCGTCGAGAAGGTGTGCGCTTGTTCCTGCTGTGGATGCAGGCGTTGCAGAGTAATGCTCAACGCGAGCAACTCTGTATGTTTGCCTGCCTAATTCCTGGCTTCCCGGCTCCACTCTGCCATGGGACTCCACGTACTTTGGACACTCTGATCAACCCACCGCTGAGCTTAACTGAGA CTCAAGTAACCCCAGAGGAGATCACGCCACTGGTTCATCCCCAGTCAGGTGACAAGAACCAGGAGGACCTTACCGCTTACTTTTTGGAAGCACTACTGAAATACATGGTAAACCAG GCCAAGTCTCTGGAGTGGCGTTGTAAAGAGAATCATGAACGTGGCTTTAGCTTCCTCTTTGGTCACTTCAGGAAATGTTACCTTCCTCACATCTTCCCCAACTTTGCTTTGGAAACGAGTCTCTACAACCCCATACTAG AGGTTCCTCCCATGCGTCCAAAACCCTATTACAGTGTGGTGCGCAGGGAGCAGGACGGTGGCGAAGTTCTCTATTGCACCAAGGAAAGTTTTCTTCAAGCCCGAGTCATCTTCATCCGCTGGCTGGTTTCTTTTTGGCTCGAGCCGCGAcccaacacgcacacactgatTCCTGGGACAGAAGGTGAAAACATCCCCAAGAACATACAG CGAGCGGCAGCCGGGCTCGCCGCTCGCTCTGCCGGCAGCTCCGAGGACGGCAGTGTCACCGGATTGCGGCCCGACAACCATCTTGAAGGGAGCGCGAGCTTATCCGGTCCAGGGGGAGGCAGCGCGGGCCTCGGTAGCGGCCCAACGGGGGAATCGGAACAATGCCACTCCAACACGTCCACCTTGACGGAGCGGGAGCCGAGCTCCTCCTCGCTGTGTTCTATGGATGAAGAGCAGCTGACGGACATGGAGGTGGTACGAAGAGTCCTGACCAGCTCCAGAACCAGCATCAACTTCATCACCGAGATCTTCAGACAG gcctttctccTTCCAATGTGCGAAGCTGCAGCAATGCGCAAAGTGGTCCGTGTTTACCAGGAGTGGATCTCCATGGAGGACAAGCCAGTATTTATGAAAGAGCCAGAGGAAGGCCTGTATCCCATAGCAACAGCCAATAGTATGGACACAGGCTCAGAGAAAGATGAGGAG GGAATCAATCAAATGGTTGATAGTGAATTGTTGGAGTATAGCATTCATGCAGGAGTTCAGACTACACTACAG GTATTTATCACCCATTCCgccaatgtttttttaatggagCCGGCCAACGACATCAAGTTCCTTCTCGAGGAGCACGTGGACATGTGCAAGCGAGTCTTAAACATCTACCGCAGCCTTGTCATGCACGAGACCATGGACCAGAAAACGTG GGAGCAGATCTTACTTGTCCTGTTGAGAGTGACAGAGTCAGTGATGAAGAGACCCCCATCCATTATGCCCCATGGCAAGAAGTGCAACACACTGTCAGGAAGGCTGGCTGGTCCCGTCTTTCAg ACGTTGATTGTCGCTTGGATTAAGGGGAATTTAAACGTCTACATCAGCAGAGAACTGTGGGATGACCTCCTCTCAGTTCTCTCTTCTCTTACCTGCTGGGAGGAGCTGGTAACCGAATGGTCCCTCACCATGGAGACGCTCACAAAG GTGTTGGCCAGGAACCTGTACAGTGTTGATTTGAATGAGCTCCCCCTGGACAAGCTCAGTGAGCAAAAGCAGAAGAAACACAAAGGAAAAG GCATAGGTTCAGAAGGCCAGCGGCAGATAGTGGATCGCTCCTTCTCTAAAGGTTGGAGCCGAGACCAACCGGGTCAGGCGGCCGCCATGAGGCAACGCAGCGCCACCACCGCTGGCTCGCCAGGCATCGAAAAGGCCCGCAGCATTGTTCGCCAAAAGACAGTAG ACCTGGAGGACCCGCCAATCACACTGACATCGCGGCCATCTCGGATGCGCCATTCTTCCCAGAGCGACGAGAACCCTCAGAGCTCGTGTTCGCAGGTGTTCCAGGGAGCGGCTCGCGAGCCCGATAACCCGGCCCCTTCGTCGCTGGCGAGAAGCAGCAGCGCCTCTGACATCATGGAGCCTTTTATCGCCGAGCGGGTCAAAGGTGAAGAGCCGCAGGGAGATCCCGGTAGCGTTCCAAACCCCACTGATACTAGCAATAGCGAGGCACTCCCATGTCCTTCCCACTCCTCTTGTCCTACCCCGCTTTCTCTCCCCAATGGTGTCGTTTCCTCAACCTCAGAGGGACTCAACCATGCGAGCGAGTGCGGCCACGTCGGCCGTCAAAGCCGAGGTTCCGCTTGCGATTGGATAAGCGACTGGGATTCCGCCTTTTGTGCCGATAAGGAGATGGACGGAGAGGAGAATGCCCTAACCAACGAGGATGATCTATTCTCCTCAATTAGGCACTATCTCACTCACAGAGCGGCCGAGAGAAACGAGGCAGCAAAATTGGCGGCGAGTCTCGCATTCGAAAACGACATTCAAACATCCGCGGCGGTGAAAAGCGACACGCCTAGCGGGGAAACCGAAGCCGTCCGAGAGGTGCAAAAGGTTGTTGACAGACAGATTTCCAAGGAAGATAGGCAGGTAAGTAATTCAGTTCGACACGGTAGCGTGGACTCGGCGGAGGAGATTGAGGCGGAGCAGCGGAGCATCTACGAGTGTCTGGAAATGCAGTGTCAGTGGCCCTCGCTTGGTATGAAAGGGAACCTCCAAGGACACGAGGAGGAGAAAGGCAAAGGGGAAGTCGTCGTAGGTGGAGGAAACACCATCGACGGAGCAGATTGGGAAGGAAAAGGCGACTGTTGGAGCGaaatgggaggaggaggaggaggaggagacaaaAACCATGATCAAGACACAGCCACAACGAAAAAGCCCTCTTCAACCAAAGCGGAGCCTTACACGGTCCAATCGACCAGTGAAGCAATTCAAAGTCCCCAAGACTCAGCCAAGCCCAAGATGAGCCGTAACGCCAAAAAGCATCACTCGGGCGGCGTCCACGTGAGCTTCAGACCTTCCACTGAGTCGGTCCAGTTCCACAACCCCCTGGAGAATAAAGAGGCCCACTGGAAAGCCAGGCTGCGGCGCCTCAGTCACTTTCACACTCATAGCCACTCGGCCGGGGAAAGGCCGGGAGCCGGGACAGCGGGGAAGCAGGGAGCAGCAGGCCCTGCAGGTAAGTTGGCTGCTATGGCTCACAAGTCCGGGGGCCACGAGAGACTGCCGCTCGACGTGGCCAGGACAGCAGGTGCCGGCGACGTGGAAAACAGGACTGGCGCCGGAGCAGGGGACAAGGACAAACGTCAGCATCCGGCCGGATCCACTTGGGCGCCCGAGAGCCACTTTGAGGTCCTAACAGGCAGTTGCGGCGCGCCGTCGGGCGTGCGAGGCCGATTGGGACGCTCCGCCTTACGTTCTCGGGCTTCCCGTTCTCGCTCCCAGGAGCCCGGCAGCTCcgtctcccgccaccaccaaggGGCTCTTCTCGGTGGGGTGTATAAGACGGTGGTTCACGCTTTGTCCACCAAGCCCCGTCCCCGAGGTCAGGGGTCGTCCCAAGGTTCGTCGCCGCAGCGGCAAGGGCGGCCCGCAATGGGCGATGCTTCACTAAGAGACCTCTACTCCCATGTCCTGGGCTACTTTGGACGAAAGTCGACCACGCCAG cCAACAAAGAGGAGGTGCCACAGAAGGCACGTCCCGTCTCCACTGATGTTGGAAATAGCAATCCTAATTTCTCTGATCTCATGGACGAGTTCATCCAGGAAAGACTTCGAGCGAAAGGAACAGTG GAGCGGCGTGGCAGCAGCCCGGGCAGTCTCGAAGTTCCACAGGACCTGCCGGAGCTCCTTGAGGCGGGCCAGAGTCCTGGATCTCGAGCCCCAGATGACCTGAGACCAATTGATGATCCAGGGGTTCCTTCAGAGTGGACATCTCCCGCCAGCGCCAGTGGCTCCGACGTTGTCAGTTCCGACAGCCAATCGGACTCATTTAATGCTTTTCAGTACCCCGCGTGCAAGTTTGATA ATTTTGCATTTAATTCGGAACCCTTTGGTGGTGGAGATCGAGGAAGCTCATTGGACCAGGACAGCCTGGGAGGTGGTGTTGCTTGCGATGAGCACGAAGTGGCAAGTTTGACCACGCTCCATATTGACTCCGAGACCAGTAGCCTCAGCCACACGGTCACCGTCACTG GTTCGGAGAGCGCCTCGCCCATGCACTCCCTCGGGGGCTCTCGTTCACAGACGCCTTCTCCGGCGACGCTGACGGCAGAGCACATTGCTCGCACACACTCCCACTCACACGCGCACTTGCAGCTGGATCAAAAACTCCACAACTCGGTGCTGCAGACTCCCGACGACCTCG AAACCACCGAGTTCCCCGGTGAGGACTGTAGCGTGATGGCAGGTGGCTCCCTCACCGGATGGCACGCAGATGTTGCTACAGTAATGTGGCGGAGAATGCTGGGTATCTTGGGAGATGTGAATAGCATCAAAGACCCAGAGATCCACGCTCAGGTCTTTGACTACCTGTGCGAACTGTGGCAAAACCTCGCAAAG ATCCGAGATAATTTGGGCATTTCTCACGACAACCAGTCATCTCCCCCACCGCCGGTTCTGATCCCGCCTCTTCGAATCCTCACTCCATGGCTCTTTAAG GCCACCATGCTGACGGAGCGCTACAAACAGGGAAAGCTTCATGCCTATAAACTGATCTGCAGGATTATGAAGAGACGCCAAGATGTGTCCCCAAACACAGACTTTCTCACTCACTTCTACAACATTATGCACCAAGGACTGCTGCATCAAGACCAG GACATTGTCAACACCATCATCAAGCACTGCAGTCCCAGGTTTTTCAGTATCGGTCTACCTGGAGCCACCATGTTGATTCTTGACTTCATCATCGCGGCTTCAAGAGTCACCTCTTGCTCATCGTTGAAC GCTCCGAGAGTGGAAGCCCAGATCCTTCTGGGATCCCTCGTGTGCTTCCCCAACTTCTACGGGGAGCTCCCCGCACTTCACCCCCCCACAGCCGATGTGGCGCTTACCATGTTCCCGGACGTTAAG GAGCACATTATCAAAACTATAATGACCTCTGCCAGGGATGAACCCTCTGCTCCTGCGAG GTGTGTGGCTTTGTGCTGTCTGGGGATCTGGCTATCTGAGGAGTTGGCTCATGGCACTCAACATCCACAAATTAATGATGCTCTGAATGTCATCTGTGTTACTCTAAAG TACTCCAACAAGAATGTCGCGCTGGTGGCCTCAGACATTCTTCACCTTTTGATCAGTTACGTGGATCATCTTCAGAAATTTCCCCCTGACACTCCAAAGAAGATAGTAGAG ATTCTGATTGCCACCATAACACACCTGCTACCTACAACCGAGTCCTCGCCTCACGAGCTGGATAAGAGG CTGGTCGTGTCCCTCCTGTTGTGTCTGTTGGATTGGGTGATGGCTCTCCCTCCAAAGACTCTCCTTCAAGCTGTTCAAACGCGCAGCCCCCCAGATAAGGACCAGCCACCAAAGACCCTGCTCAGCTGCATTTACAAG GTTTTGCACGGCTGTGTGTATGGAGCTCAGTCCTTCAGCAGCCCCAAGTATTATCCACTGCAGCTGTCAGATCTGTCAAGTTCCGACTACGATCCCTTTTTGCCGTTAGAGAGCCTTCGAGAGCCTGAACCGCTGCACAGTCCAGAATCTGAGCGCTCCAGCAAACTCCAGCCTGTCACTGAAG TCCGTAGTCGTATCCAGCATGGTCTGGTTTCCATTGCAGCCAGGACTGTTATTACCCACCTTGTCAACCATCTGGGGCATTACCCAATGTCTGGAGGGCCCGCTACTCTCTCCAGCCAG GTGTGTGAAAACCAGGACAACCCATACTGCGAGAGTGCCGATCTCGGCCCTGAACTCTTCCACTCGCCGAATCTACAGTTCCTGTCCTTAAATGGCTCCACACTGCTCTCAGTGCTTCAG ATTCGCTCAGAGGCCGGCGTACCGGGAGGCGGAATGACGGCTGGTTTGTCCTCCGCTCCTGCTTGTGTTCGCGTTATTATTCGGGATGTGGCAGGAAAGCACTCCTGGGACTCGGCCGTCCTCTACGGGCCTCCGCTCTGCTCCCCAAGCAGCCCTGCGCACACAatcttaacacacacacagtccccCCATAGCGCCAGTCTCCATCTACGGAGCCCCACCAAAAAGATCCCAGAGGAGCGAAATGAAGGCAGCCAAGAAGACCATCAAGAAGAGTCAGAGGAGCGAGGAAATGCGAACGAAGCTCAAAGTCCTGAGCTGGAGGCAGAGatggaggcggaggaggaggaggaggagaaagaggtGAGCAATGtctctgaagaagaagaaactgTGCGACTACAAAGAGGtggaggagaagaggaagatgagAGGCAGGCTGAAGGGAACAAGGAACACGTCGTAGGTGCCGAGGTGGGCTTTGAGCAGCTTCTGGCTCCACCGCTGGCAAAACGGGTTTGCCGGGAGGTGGTTCCAGCATGGGATACCCTGAGGGATGGAGATGACGCTCTGGATGAAATGCTGCAGTACCTCGGATACTCAAGTCCCGAGTGTCTACAGAGGGCAG GAATGCCACTCAACATCCCGGTCCCGCCACCGGCGTGCGTTTCAGAGAAGCAGGAGAATGACGTGATCAACGCCATCTTGAAGCAAAGCGCCGCTGAGCGAGAGTTTGTGCTCCAT agAGGCGAGGAGCTAAACATGAGAGCAGTGGAACAGTGTGAATCGGACACGCAGACACCTCAGTCGGCCTTCTACTACTGCAGACTCCTCATCAACATACTGGGACTCAACTCCTGGGAGAAAAG GAGTAACTTTCATCTGTTGCGGAAGAATGAGAAACTTTTGAGAGAGCTGAAGAACCTGGACTCACGGCAGTG TCGGGAGACGCATAAAATCGCCGTTTTTTATGTCGCTGAAGGACAAGAAGACAAACACTCCATACTCACCAACACTGCAGGAAGCCAGGCATATGAAGACTTTGTCTCTGGACTGGGTTGGGAG GTGGACCTCAGCACTCACTGTGGCTTCATGGGAGGACTCCAGAGGAACTGCAGCACAGGGCAGACCACACCTTATTATGCCACGTCTACAACAGAGGTCATTTACCATGTCTCAACTCGAATGCCTCATGACCAGGACCACAATCTCACAAAGAAG CTGAGACACCTGGGCAACGACGAAGTCCACATTGTTTGGTCGGAGCATTCCAGAGACTATCGGCGAGGAATCATCCCGACAGAGTTTGGTGACGTGCTCATCGTCATTTACCCCATGAAAAACCACATGTATTCCATCCATATCCTCAAAAAACCGGAG GTCCCATTTTTTGGTCCACTGTTTGACGGCGCTATTGTGGACATGAAGATTTTGCCAACGGTGGTCCGAGCCACGGCTATCAATGCCAGTCGGGCGCTGAAATCGCTCATTCCTCTCTACCAGAACTT